The region GCTAAGAATCACCAGTACTGGTAACAAATATTTTGTGGCAGATGATCGTGTATTAAACAACATTATGCGCGACCGGAGCAATTACTAGTGATACAGCTATCGATTGTATCACTTGCAATCTGTGCAACCAAGTATAAATAGCATGTGTATGATTTAGATCAATAGATTACGATGGTGGCATTTCTGAATCAGATTTTTCGTCCTCAGCAATTTCATTGCCTTCATGATCGTAAATCTCTTTAATTTTCTCTCCGGTTTGTTTATTACGCACCCGCTTCAAAATCGCATTAAACTGGCCACCAAATAGCATAGCCGATGCAGAGAAGTGCAGAAATACAAGGGTGATAATTACACCGGCAATACTACCGTAGCGTGTAGCGAAGTTGCCAAAATTTGCAATGTAATATGAAAATATACTCGCCAGCCCTACCCATAAAATCGAAGCAACAAACGCCCCCGGATACACTTCGCGCCAGCGTTGCTTGACGTTTGGCAGGAAGAAATACATCATTGACATACCCGTTGCCAGCAACAAAAACGCAATGCTATAGCGCACAAAAGACAGCGATCCTGAATTTAGAAATGGCAAGGTACTGCCAAGCCATGTTTCGATAAGCGGCCAAATGATAAGCGCGGTGGCGATGATTAAAAACCCAAATGCACACAGCAATACAAACCACACCCCTTGTAGACGCCGCTTCCACAATGGGCGTGGCTCACGTACTTTATACATGTTGTTCAGCCCAAAACGCAGCCCTTCAATACCCGAAGATGCTACCCATAACGTGCCTACGGCAGCAAAGCCCAATACTGTGCCATCGCGGTTTTCCATGATTTCACGAATGATAGGTGCAAGGGTTTCAACTACCTCGGGGGGCATGACCCGAAAACTTTTATCAATCAATATTTCCGCAAGCTCTGCATTACCTAACACACTGGAAAGCGCGACCAAAAAAATAATGAAGGGAAAAATAGCTAATATACTGGTATAAGCTGCATAGCCACCATATATGAGCAGGTTCTCTTTGATAGCGCCAATGACGCTTAGTCGCAGAGCGCGTGAATATAAAACAATATTGGAAAGCATGGGAAGCTCCTTTTAAGGAAGCTATAATAGTTGTTGAAGCATAAATAAACTATTCTGTGAGTGAATTGATAGAATATTTATAATATGCCTTCATGCTGCGAATAGAGAATGTTGGTGCAGAGTTTAAGGATAGATGATGGAGAAAAATAACATGCAACACGCTATCCTCAAAAAACCAGATTTTGATAGCCACGATGCCGATGCCCTCGAAGAAATCATCGACAACATGGTGGCTGCACATCCAGAAAAATCAGGGTTTAACCTTTTGAAACGTGGCAATGAAGCTTTTGCCGCTCGTATGGCAATCATTCAAGCCAGCAAGCAATATATAGCTTTACAATATTATGTTTTACAAGACGATTTAACCGGCAAACTGCTGGTAGAAGAACTGTTACGTGCTGCGGATCGCGGCATAAAAATACGATTGATATTGGATGATTTGGATTTTCGTCGTTCGCGGTTATCAATTCTTATTTTAGATGATCACGAAAATATTGAAATTCGGATTTTTAATCCTGCCACTACCCGTCGTGAATTATGGCTTAATAAACTACTGCGAGCGTCACGGTTTTTTGAACGTTATTCTAAGCGCATGCATAATAAAGCACTGATTGTAGACGGGAGAATGGCGGTAGTTGGTGGACGGAATCTGGGGGATGAATATTTTGATGCCCGCGCCGATTTTGCTTTTAATGATTTGGATGTGCTGGTGCTAGGCGAGGTAATTACTCCTATTCAAAAATGCTTTGAAAGCTTCTGGACGTCACAATCTACATTTGACCTACCTGCACTTGGAATAAAAATGCCAGAGCCGCGAGCTGTTACTATACAGCGAATGGCTTTGCAAAAATATTACGATAAAATCGCCCCGCTTCGCACCATTGATTTCAAAAAACCTAAAGAGGTGATTGAGCAGCTTATTCATGAAAGGCTGCCTTTCAGTTGGGCAAAGGCAGAGTATATTTCGGATGAGCCAGATAAAGTGCTCACGCCATTAGAAGAAGCTGACAGCCCTCCAATGGCGCGATTGGAGGACATGTTGGAAAAAGCTCAGCATGAGTTTGTTGCGGTGTCGCCGTATTTTATTCCCGGCGACCATGGCACCGAAATCCTGGATAAACTTGTGCGGCGTGGCATTAATATCAGTATTCTCACTAACTCACTTGCATCTACCGATATTACTGCGGTGCATGCGGCCTATAGCCGTTATCGTACGCGCTTGATCAAGCAGGGTGTAAATATGTTTGAGTTGAAGCCTCTTTCGGGCAAGCGCTCACGCCATAGCTTGCTGCGCAAAGGCTCTTCGCGTGCCAGCTTACATGCAAAAGTATACGTGGTGGATCGCAAATGGGTAATGATAGGATCGATGAATCTCGATCCGCGTTCATGGCGGCGTAATACGGAATGTATGGTCATGGTGCAAAGCGAGTCATTGGCCGCAGAAATTCTGGAAATGTTCGAACTGATAACCAGCCCATCCACAAGCTATGCGGTAAAACAAGCCAAGAATGGCCGCAAAGGCTTAGCGTGGCATAGCGAAGAAACACAGAAGTCTGAAAAAACCACAATATCTTACAAAGATCCTAAAGCAGGCATTATCCGGCGGTTTGCTAATTATCTGTTTTATCACTTCGCACCGGAAGACCAGTTATAAACCAAGTCCCCCTGCTATTTGAGCAATATTGGCGAATGTGTATACTATTCCTGCGGTTAGCAAGGTAATTGAAAGCAGGCCAATGCTTATCAACACGCCATCGCGTTCTACTAAACCCACAGCCAGCAATAGCATGGTGAATCCGGCAGGAAAATTTATAAACGGAATTGGAAGCGCCAACAGCGCTCCCATCACAATGAATGCCAAGCCCAGCATGTAACGTATGGGCGGGACGCTCATTACTAAAATGCGAGGCTTGAGGTAAATTTCTATTTTGCATAAATATGGCAAGATTTTCTCTAACCAATGCCATAATTTTTGCGATTTCAGGCGTTTCGTTCTTATGCGCTTAGGTAGCCAAATTTGTCTGCGTGCAAAAAGCAGTTGACCACCCAACAATATAATAGGAATACCCGTAAGCGTGGTAAATCCAGGGATGCTAAACAGCGGTAAAGAACTAAGTAATGTAAATAACAATAGCGCCAGGGGTATGCTGTTTTCGCCAAGTACGGCAATGCAATCATTCACATAAACCGGCTCATCGCGCCGCGCCATGACTAATATGGCCTCAATGTTGTTCGAGGTAGGAGAAAATGTTTTAGGCGCATTAGAATCACATGCATCAGCCACGTTGCACCTCGGCAAATAAGGCGGCATGGTCGGAATAAGGCTGTGGAATCACACGTAGCTGCGTGCGTTTAGCAATCTCTGGTGTGCAGAGGCATAAATCGAGCACCAATTGTCTTTTGTGAAAGGTGAATGTGGGTGCATCATGTTTATTCATTAAAATCAGGCCTTCATCATGGGTGAGGGGGTGCAGTTCGTCTAATCCGGTAAGCACATTAAAATCGCCCATAAAAATCACTTCGCCTGGTGTTTCGTGCATTAAGTCTCGTGTTTGTTCCAGCTGAAGTTTACGCACTGGTTTTTTGAGCGAAAAATGCGCAAAGAACAAGGTAAGGTTTTCTTCCAAAGTGATTTTATAGATGAGCTTTTTAGTGCCATAGGTGAAATGTATTTTTTCGTAAGCCAATTCATCCCGCGATATAAAAGCGTTGCTTTTGCCACGGGTAAAAGCAAGGTTGCGCAAAATGCTGTTGTGGCCATATTTGTTTTCGATGTCATAATGGGGGTATTCATCGTTTAGTATATGCTCAAACTGATTAAAGCGCGAAGTATCGAACGAGCCGTTATCAATTTCCACAAAACAGCATATATCAGGTATTTCTTCGCGCATAATTTCTGCCAACTGGTCTAATGCCTGCGTTTGCACTAATTGCGAACAGTACACATGGCGGTGCGCATAGCGCACATGATGCGCTAAACATCCGTTAATGCCGCGTGCATATCCCAAGTTGCTCATTAAAATTTTAAGTGGTTGCATTGCTTCCATGTTTCTAGATTTAGCAATTCAAGCATAAAGAAAAAATGCGGAAACGCTACAATTATGCATATGCGCGCTTGACAGGCTGGGCGCAAATTGCTGTCTTACAAGATGAAGGGATCATGAGGAGGACATAATGGCCAAAATATATTTCAATTACTCTGCAATGAATGCGGGTAAATCCACCATATTATTACAAGCATCACACAACTATCACGAGCGCGGCATGAAAACCGTGTTATTAACCGCTTTCATGGATGATCGCTTTGGCCGTGGCCGAATCAGTTCACGCATCGGATTGGCGGCAGATGCACATACGTTTGATTCTGATATGGACTTACGTAAATTTGTAGGCGATATGCACCAAAACGAGAAAGTCGATTGTGTGCTGGTGGATGAAGCACAGTTTCTTTCTCCTGCACAAGTATGGCAACTCACTGCCATTGCAGATGAGCTGAAAATTCCAATTATGTGTTATGGCCTGCGTACTGATTTTCAGGGAAATTTATTTCCTGGCAGTTCCGCGCTTTTAGGTGTGGCAGACGATTTGCGTGAAATTAAAACCATATGTTGGTGCGGGCGCAAAGCCACTATGAATATGCGTCTTGGAGCAGATGGCAAGCCAGTAGATGAAGGCGAGCAGGTAATGATTGGCGGTGAAGAAAGTTATATTTCGGTATGCCGTAAACATTTCAAAGCAAAAGAGCAGGGCGCCACAATCAAGAAAAGCTCCAGTGCTGCCTAATATATTTAGACGCAAAAAAGGTGATCAGCATAACACTGATCACCTTTTTTAAAATGTGCTGCTATTAGCGGGTAATTTGCGAATAAGCACGCGATAGGATAATGCGGTCAGCTTCAATAGCTTTTTTCTTAAACCATCCTTCATCCACTTCGCCAAATACAACAACTTCGTCACCTACTGCCAGGCGGTTAGCATTGGTGAACTCAACATCATCAGTTTCAATGCGAATTTCGCCATTGCCATAACGCAGCATGAATGCTTCATTATCGGAAATGCTGCTTACAACACCAGATAGGCGTACGTCTTGGTCATCGGTCAGGCCAGAGCCATAAGTACCGTATGAAGCCATGTAGCTATCGTCGTTTTCGGGGCCAAAATTATTGTTGGTATAAACACGGTTATAGCCACTACCATCTACGGTAAGCTGATAAGCTTCAATTTCGTTGGCGGCAAACAGATTATTATCTACTTTGCCTGTTACAGTAACGCGATCGCCCATTTTTATGATGGTGTCAGCGTCTTTTCTGAACAAGTCAGGCCATGTGTCATTAGTGTCCACCATGATGGTGCCACCTGGATGCTTCAATTTAAATTCATCATTATCAGTTATCTCACCAACAGTACCACTTAGTGTAATGTAGGTATCGTTTTTAAACTTCACGCTGCCATTTTCAGTACCTTCAACTGCTTCTGCGGCAGGAGTAGTGGTTTTAGCGTTCATGTTTGTTTTAGTGGTTACACTTCCGCTGGCTGCATAGGCTGCAACACCAGTCATGAGGGTTACTGCAATAGTAGATGTGGTAATTTTTAATAAGTTGTGCATGGTTAGCTCCTTGAATATTGCTTGTGATAATTTAAAAGCCTCCTCAATCTAGCGGCATCAAAATAAAAGTGCTGTCGTATAGGGAGGGAAATAAATAAAACCTGCATAAATATGAAAACATTGCTTAAAGCTATGGTAGTTGACATTGCAACACGACCGTTTAAATAGTATCACAGTCCCATGACACAGCCGCTATATCCCGCACAAATAGATTGGAACGAGCAAGGCCTGCCTATATCGCGTCACTATGGTGATGTATATTTTTCGAGTGAAGGCGGGTTGGACGAAGCGCGACACGTTTTTTTAGCGGGCAACAACATAGAACATCGCCTCGCTCATGAACCTGTATTTACTGTGGGTGAAATTGGTTTTGGCTCAGGGCTGAATTTTTTGGCGTTGTGGCAAATGTGGGAAAAAATCGCCCCAGTTAATGCGCGCCTGTGCTTCTTTTCGGTAGAAAAACATCCGCTGCAATTAGAGGATATGGCAAGAATTCATGCGTTGTTTCCTGAGCTTTTGCCTTATAGCAAAGCACTTTGTAATGCTTTGCCACTGCAAGTGCCCGGCTATCATCGCATATATCTGGCAAATAATCGAATTCAGCTTACGCTTATGTATGGGGATGCGCTGGATATGTTGCAACAACAGGATGCTAAGGCGGATGCATGGTTTCTCGATGGCTTTGCACCGCGCCTGAATGTAGAGCTGTGGAGCAATGCGATGACAGAGCAGGTTTGCAGATTATCTGCAAGCGGCGCAAGTTTGGCCACGTTTTCTACTGCATCATCAACATGTGATGCCTTATCTGCCGCTGGATTCGCTCTCAGCAAGCGCGCTGGTTTCGGGCGCAAAAAATATATGCTTACAGGCATAGCCCCGCAAAAAGATAGCGATGCGAAAAAACAACCACCACCCAAAAGCGTTACAGTTATTGGTGCCGGACTCGCAGGAGCATCACTGGCACATGCACTGGCTAAGCGAGGTTGCAATGTGGTGGTGAAGGAAAAGCACCAGCCAGCGCAAGGAGCTTCAGGGAATCCCTCGGCAATATTTTATCCGGGAGTAACGGTGGGGTGGCAGCCACTAAGCCAACTATATTATATGGGGTTTTCTCACAGTCTGGCAATCTTGCGCGACTTAAGCACAAAGCATACAATTGCTCATGAGCAATGCGGCATGATTTTGTTTCCTAAACCGCAAGAAGTGAAAGAACGGCACCCAAAAATTCTTGCTACCATGCAGCCGCACCGTGATATTTTTTATGGGGTGAGTGCAAAAGAGGCCAGTGCATTAACAGGGTTGCCTATGCCGGAGCTGGGGTTATACTTTCCGGCGGCAGGATGGGTGCATCTGGGGCAACTGACCCATGCCTTACTTGAGCAGCCTCAAATTACAATTGAAGCAGGTTCTGCTGTTGATGTTTTGCCGCATTACAGTACCAATGAGCCAGTTATACTATGCAATGGATGGCAAGCGGCAGATTTATACCCTGCACTGAAAGATAGTATGCATATTGTAGGTGGGCAGATAACTTCACTAACAAAATCTACGGTGCTCAGCAAATTACGCTGTGTTGTGTCTTACGGAGGATACGCTACACCGGCCATTGCAGGGCAGTATCATTTGGGTGCCACCTATGAAAAAATGGTGGATACTGCCGAGATAACACCAGAGGGGCATGCCCGAAATATTAATAAGCTTACGGCGTTTTTGCAGGAAATGATGCCTGATCCACCCTCTACGCAGTCTATTCCACCCAATACCATTCAGGGCTGGGCAGCGTTACGTACGGCAACTCCCAATCGCACACCGTTGCTGGGGAAGCTGGATGAAGGATTATATGCCAGCCTTGCCCATGGATCTCGCGGATTGCTGTCATGCGGCTTATTTGGTGAACATATCGCATCTGTGATCTATGGAGAGCCATTGCCCATTCCACGCGACATTGTAAAAGTTCTTGCGGTTGATAGATATATGCACAAGGCGTGAAACGCGCATGATAGCTATTGCGTTTGAATAAAGCTATGCAGATCGCGCACCACTCTATAATGCTGGGTGACACGGTGTTACTAACAAGGGTGATTATGAATTAATAATCATATTGCGGAATGTGAGAGAAATGCGTCTGTCGCGATGGATAATTTGACTTCCATATTTGTCGGTCTTGCGAGAGGCAATACTATGCTTCCATTGGTGCCTTGCCTCGCCAGAGAAAATTAAGAGGCTGCACGGCTCTAACAGGCGACTGGTTTTCTCACCAGTAACGGGGTGGGTAAATTTCATCACGCATGGCGAACCAATACTGAGCGAGGCAATGATTTCTTCAAAGCACGGTACGCAATCGATATGCGGTGCAATCCCTTGGCCGGGTTGGTATTCATTGATAATCACCTGATCTGGCAATTTGGGAAAATAGCCTTCATTGTATAATCGCTGGCAATAATCTGCCAACCACTCCGGCAATAGCCCCAGCTGCATCGATGCATCCACACGTCGAGCCGTATAATCATACTTCCAGCCATAATGCTGTACCCGTCGTTTCAGATCGTTAAGCCATGGGTGTTTGTCGATGGTGTTGAGAAGCGATGTTTCTTCCGCTGGGTTAATGAAGTTGGGAATGTAAATTAGCCCATTTATATGAGAAATGGTTGGTTCTTCAGCAAATAATGATTCCTGATAAAGCATAAGAATAAAAAGCCTTATATGCATTCATATGTCAGAAACAACATACACTATATACAAATATCCATAGCCTTCACAGGTTTTGAGGATATGCAAGACAGTCTGATGTGGTTCTGGCCTCGGCATTTGGTGTCCGAGAGTTTCATTTGGCGGCATAACTCCGCTGCTATTTCAACCCATGCCCCCAGCCATGTCCCCAATTTTTGAAAATCTCAAGGTATGGCTGAAAATATCCGTGGATTAAAAGCTATGCGGAAAGCCCCAGATGTCTAGGGCTTAAAATCTTGCGGGATGGTATTGGAAAGAAAAATGGCTCCCCGGGCCGGATTCGAACCAGCGACCGATCGGTTAACAGCCGATTGCTCTACCACTGAGCTACCGAGGAACATTTCGAATATGCATGAAGCATTATGAGGCTTCAGCATTAGTATGGCTAATTACTTAGGGCAAAAATTCGCCCAGTGCAAGCCAAAATACCATCAAATCCACCAAAAAGTTTTTCCGCTGGAAATGGTGACGTGTATTAGCGCGATTGCACCACCACACATCCTACGCGACGGGTTTGCAAGTGGTTGCATTTGCCAATTGCGGAGGTTTTATTAACAAACGGGCCTGTGCGCAGGTGATATACGGGGGTGGGGCTGCTGGACAAAGCGGGATAAGATATCTGTGGCTGCATACGCTCTAGTGCATCGCTATGGGTGGTTTGCAAGTTGCTCCAGCGCTTTTTAGCTTCGGCTACACTATTAAATGCACCTAATTGCACCCAATACATGCCCGCAGGGGCAGTCCCTGCGGTGCGGCTGTAGTTGCGATTAACCGCGCTACGGCGCGCATGTGCCGCTTGCGCATCTGGGCTGGTGCGCACTGTATTGGCCGTAGCTGAGGAACCAACTTCCTGTACCATGGTGCAACGCAGGCCTGATTTTGCGGCAGCGCCACACAGGCGATTGATTTCATTTTGTTCGTTGAATGGCCCCATACGTAGCGAGGCGGTGCGACGCAGGCCTGAACCTGGAGTGCGCCAGGGCGAGATGATTCGCACACGTAGTAAACGCATCATTTCTGGGTTGCTTGCTGATAGCTGACGCCAATACTGCATGGCAGAATCTTTGCTATCAAAATGGCTGAGCTGTACCCATAATGCGCGTGCGGGCAATGGCTGGCTAGGGAATCCACCATAGCCAACAGGTTTGTTAACCGGTACAGGGGCAACATTTCCAAATGAAAGTGGCACCTGAATCGCTTCGGCAACTTCGATTTTAGCGCCGCCATTAACTAGCTGGGCAGGCGTCGTCGCCTCTGCTACGGGAAGTTGCGGCTGTGGAGCTGCGCGTTGCTGCTGCGGCATGGCTTGTTGTGTTTGCTGTGGTGCTTGCAATGTGCGCGGTGCGCGAGCAGGAACAACACGGGTTTCACCCGGACGTAGCGCCGCCTGAGAAGGTAGGCTTTCAGACATAGATGCCGCTGCTGCACGATCGACATTATCCGGCCATGCAGGTTGTTCTATACGTTGAGGTGCACGGCGTTGTGCGGGTGCATCGGTCACGCGAATTTGCGCTGGATCTGCTGCGGGCGGCACAGGTGCTGGTTGTGTTTCTACAGGAGCCTCTTCATCATCACCAAAGCTTAACCACGGCAAAAATGTTTGACGGAAGCTTTTTTCTTTTTTAGGGGCAGTGGCCTGCATAGCAGTTTGTGTATTGGCGGCGATGGCTGGCTGTGGCGCAAGCGTGGTGCTTCCTTCAAAAGTTACATCTTCGTAACCTTCAGACACCATTTCTACGCTGATATTTTCTTCTATAGGTGCAAGCGCGGCATAGTTACTATCGTCTGCTGTGGGTTCTGGCTGATACATGGAGGTTTCTACCACCAGACATTCAACATTGGACTGCGCTAATTGATTGCAGGTGCTTTGCGCGGCTTCGCGGTTGGTTACACCGCTGGCTTGGGTGCGATAATCGCCAGATACGGGCGCAATACGCACATTCATATTACCAAGCAAATCCGGATATTGACGTTGCAGCGTATCCCATTGTGTACGAGCGGCTTGCTCAGAGCTATGGCTACCGAATTGCAGTAAAAATGTGCTTGCCGCGTTGGCTGTCAGCGGGGAGATGGAAAGTGCGAGTGCAAGAGTGGCTCCGGCCACTGCCAACGAAGAAGAACGTACGATGCGCATGTGATATTTTGCCTTATAGTACTAAGATGTTGCCGTCTGAAGGAATGAAGCTGCTATCTATTCACTATTCTTAATACAGCTTTCCCATTGTTGTGGCAGTAACATACTTTAGCAATATCAAAATGACAAAGCAAAAATGACGTAGCGCTATGATGTTGTTGCAAACTGTGGTTTTGTCCCCACAGTTTGCAGTGCCCCTAACTGACGATGATTTTGTGCAAAGCAGCATAAAATAACGTTTTTCACCCAGTGAATTCTGTTGCGCATAGGGGGGATGCTGGGCTATAACGAATGCCTATTTTATAAGATAAAAACACAGTAATATATTTGGGAGATAAAGCATGAGCGCACTAGCAAAGGCAGATGACAATAGCACCAAAGCACTGACATTCATCAATGATGAAATGGCAAAAATCAACAGCCCTGTAACAA is a window of Alphaproteobacteria bacterium DNA encoding:
- the mnmC gene encoding FAD-dependent 5-carboxymethylaminomethyl-2-thiouridine(34) oxidoreductase MnmC — encoded protein: MTQPLYPAQIDWNEQGLPISRHYGDVYFSSEGGLDEARHVFLAGNNIEHRLAHEPVFTVGEIGFGSGLNFLALWQMWEKIAPVNARLCFFSVEKHPLQLEDMARIHALFPELLPYSKALCNALPLQVPGYHRIYLANNRIQLTLMYGDALDMLQQQDAKADAWFLDGFAPRLNVELWSNAMTEQVCRLSASGASLATFSTASSTCDALSAAGFALSKRAGFGRKKYMLTGIAPQKDSDAKKQPPPKSVTVIGAGLAGASLAHALAKRGCNVVVKEKHQPAQGASGNPSAIFYPGVTVGWQPLSQLYYMGFSHSLAILRDLSTKHTIAHEQCGMILFPKPQEVKERHPKILATMQPHRDIFYGVSAKEASALTGLPMPELGLYFPAAGWVHLGQLTHALLEQPQITIEAGSAVDVLPHYSTNEPVILCNGWQAADLYPALKDSMHIVGGQITSLTKSTVLSKLRCVVSYGGYATPAIAGQYHLGATYEKMVDTAEITPEGHARNINKLTAFLQEMMPDPPSTQSIPPNTIQGWAALRTATPNRTPLLGKLDEGLYASLAHGSRGLLSCGLFGEHIASVIYGEPLPIPRDIVKVLAVDRYMHKA
- a CDS encoding alpha-ketoglutarate-dependent dioxygenase AlkB; the encoded protein is MLYQESLFAEEPTISHINGLIYIPNFINPAEETSLLNTIDKHPWLNDLKRRVQHYGWKYDYTARRVDASMQLGLLPEWLADYCQRLYNEGYFPKLPDQVIINEYQPGQGIAPHIDCVPCFEEIIASLSIGSPCVMKFTHPVTGEKTSRLLEPCSLLIFSGEARHQWKHSIASRKTDKYGSQIIHRDRRISLTFRNMIINS
- a CDS encoding exopolysaccharide biosynthesis protein produces the protein MADACDSNAPKTFSPTSNNIEAILVMARRDEPVYVNDCIAVLGENSIPLALLLFTLLSSLPLFSIPGFTTLTGIPIILLGGQLLFARRQIWLPKRIRTKRLKSQKLWHWLEKILPYLCKIEIYLKPRILVMSVPPIRYMLGLAFIVMGALLALPIPFINFPAGFTMLLLAVGLVERDGVLISIGLLSITLLTAGIVYTFANIAQIAGGLGL
- a CDS encoding phospholipase D family protein; this encodes MQHAILKKPDFDSHDADALEEIIDNMVAAHPEKSGFNLLKRGNEAFAARMAIIQASKQYIALQYYVLQDDLTGKLLVEELLRAADRGIKIRLILDDLDFRRSRLSILILDDHENIEIRIFNPATTRRELWLNKLLRASRFFERYSKRMHNKALIVDGRMAVVGGRNLGDEYFDARADFAFNDLDVLVLGEVITPIQKCFESFWTSQSTFDLPALGIKMPEPRAVTIQRMALQKYYDKIAPLRTIDFKKPKEVIEQLIHERLPFSWAKAEYISDEPDKVLTPLEEADSPPMARLEDMLEKAQHEFVAVSPYFIPGDHGTEILDKLVRRGINISILTNSLASTDITAVHAAYSRYRTRLIKQGVNMFELKPLSGKRSRHSLLRKGSSRASLHAKVYVVDRKWVMIGSMNLDPRSWRRNTECMVMVQSESLAAEILEMFELITSPSTSYAVKQAKNGRKGLAWHSEETQKSEKTTISYKDPKAGIIRRFANYLFYHFAPEDQL
- a CDS encoding endonuclease/exonuclease/phosphatase family protein, whose product is MQPLKILMSNLGYARGINGCLAHHVRYAHRHVYCSQLVQTQALDQLAEIMREEIPDICCFVEIDNGSFDTSRFNQFEHILNDEYPHYDIENKYGHNSILRNLAFTRGKSNAFISRDELAYEKIHFTYGTKKLIYKITLEENLTLFFAHFSLKKPVRKLQLEQTRDLMHETPGEVIFMGDFNVLTGLDELHPLTHDEGLILMNKHDAPTFTFHKRQLVLDLCLCTPEIAKRTQLRVIPQPYSDHAALFAEVQRG
- a CDS encoding thymidine kinase produces the protein MAKIYFNYSAMNAGKSTILLQASHNYHERGMKTVLLTAFMDDRFGRGRISSRIGLAADAHTFDSDMDLRKFVGDMHQNEKVDCVLVDEAQFLSPAQVWQLTAIADELKIPIMCYGLRTDFQGNLFPGSSALLGVADDLREIKTICWCGRKATMNMRLGADGKPVDEGEQVMIGGEESYISVCRKHFKAKEQGATIKKSSSAA
- a CDS encoding YihY/virulence factor BrkB family protein; translated protein: MLSNIVLYSRALRLSVIGAIKENLLIYGGYAAYTSILAIFPFIIFLVALSSVLGNAELAEILIDKSFRVMPPEVVETLAPIIREIMENRDGTVLGFAAVGTLWVASSGIEGLRFGLNNMYKVREPRPLWKRRLQGVWFVLLCAFGFLIIATALIIWPLIETWLGSTLPFLNSGSLSFVRYSIAFLLLATGMSMMYFFLPNVKQRWREVYPGAFVASILWVGLASIFSYYIANFGNFATRYGSIAGVIITLVFLHFSASAMLFGGQFNAILKRVRNKQTGEKIKEIYDHEGNEIAEDEKSDSEMPPS
- a CDS encoding NirD/YgiW/YdeI family stress tolerance protein → MHNLLKITTSTIAVTLMTGVAAYAASGSVTTKTNMNAKTTTPAAEAVEGTENGSVKFKNDTYITLSGTVGEITDNDEFKLKHPGGTIMVDTNDTWPDLFRKDADTIIKMGDRVTVTGKVDNNLFAANEIEAYQLTVDGSGYNRVYTNNNFGPENDDSYMASYGTYGSGLTDDQDVRLSGVVSSISDNEAFMLRYGNGEIRIETDDVEFTNANRLAVGDEVVVFGEVDEGWFKKKAIEADRIILSRAYSQITR
- a CDS encoding SPOR domain-containing protein — its product is MRIVRSSSLAVAGATLALALSISPLTANAASTFLLQFGSHSSEQAARTQWDTLQRQYPDLLGNMNVRIAPVSGDYRTQASGVTNREAAQSTCNQLAQSNVECLVVETSMYQPEPTADDSNYAALAPIEENISVEMVSEGYEDVTFEGSTTLAPQPAIAANTQTAMQATAPKKEKSFRQTFLPWLSFGDDEEAPVETQPAPVPPAADPAQIRVTDAPAQRRAPQRIEQPAWPDNVDRAAAASMSESLPSQAALRPGETRVVPARAPRTLQAPQQTQQAMPQQQRAAPQPQLPVAEATTPAQLVNGGAKIEVAEAIQVPLSFGNVAPVPVNKPVGYGGFPSQPLPARALWVQLSHFDSKDSAMQYWRQLSASNPEMMRLLRVRIISPWRTPGSGLRRTASLRMGPFNEQNEINRLCGAAAKSGLRCTMVQEVGSSATANTVRTSPDAQAAHARRSAVNRNYSRTAGTAPAGMYWVQLGAFNSVAEAKKRWSNLQTTHSDALERMQPQISYPALSSSPTPVYHLRTGPFVNKTSAIGKCNHLQTRRVGCVVVQSR